A single region of the Phaenicophaeus curvirostris isolate KB17595 chromosome 4, BPBGC_Pcur_1.0, whole genome shotgun sequence genome encodes:
- the NDUFC1 gene encoding NADH dehydrogenase [ubiquinone] 1 subunit C1, mitochondrial, producing MAAALRAAGRLRLVSRSPSLAFTRSAFVAKRRNYDQPNWLGVGLAFGTSAALWAFLFKQHNEDVMEYERIKQERQHKCTGCS from the exons atggcggcggcgctGAGGGCCGCGGGGCGTTTGCGGCTGGTGTCGCGGTCGCCGAGCCTCG cTTTTACTCGCTCTGCATTTGTTGCAAAAAGACGTAATTATGACCAACCAAACTGGCTCGGAGTTGGCCTGGCTTTTGGCACCAGTGCTGCTTTGTGGGCTTTT CTTTTCAAGCAGCATAACGAAGATGTGATGGAATATGAAAGGATAAAACAAGAGAGACAACATAAGTGTACAGGATGTTCGTAG